A single Gemmatimonas sp. UBA7669 DNA region contains:
- a CDS encoding DsbA family protein yields the protein MNHWSPKLSRVVDWATGLLVVLGLILGAQRLRALLSPTATTRTLNSSAPNWHEYTEDSFSVGPENAPVTLVEFSDYACTYCKQMAPILRQARDEMGSKLRFVYRSALLRPESRAAAIATVCADRAGIAVAVHDALFESGGAMPSEGAVGLAAKLGVTDTLQFRQCLSSTWAESAVSKDSSATQRLGVRGTPTFLINGKLVEGSMSISDLKKLIRSSY from the coding sequence ATGAACCATTGGTCGCCAAAACTCTCCCGGGTCGTAGACTGGGCGACGGGACTTCTTGTCGTACTCGGTTTGATTCTAGGTGCACAGAGACTCCGCGCACTCTTGAGTCCGACCGCAACAACTCGGACCCTCAACAGCAGTGCGCCAAACTGGCATGAGTATACCGAGGACTCATTCTCTGTCGGGCCCGAGAACGCACCTGTCACGCTAGTTGAGTTTTCTGACTACGCCTGCACGTACTGCAAGCAGATGGCGCCAATCCTTCGTCAAGCACGCGACGAGATGGGATCGAAACTGCGCTTCGTTTACAGAAGCGCTCTGCTTCGTCCTGAATCGAGGGCCGCTGCCATTGCCACCGTCTGCGCTGACAGGGCTGGAATCGCAGTTGCTGTCCACGACGCGCTATTTGAGAGCGGTGGCGCTATGCCATCGGAAGGCGCGGTGGGTCTCGCCGCAAAGCTTGGTGTAACCGATACCTTGCAATTCCGGCAGTGCTTGTCGAGCACGTGGGCGGAGTCGGCGGTTTCGAAAGATTCTTCTGCGACACAAAGGCTTGGAGTCCGTGGAACACCGACGTTCCTCATCAACGGCAAGCTGGTTGAAGGCAGCATGAGCATTTCCGACTTGAAAAAACTGATCAGGAGCAGCTACTGA
- a CDS encoding 6-bladed beta-propeller: MKASTFVVIASLILQPLMHAARSQSAVAPGNRGRTVQRWIVDTAPTLEVRMKDTLNFSLIVGLSLLPDGGIVIASDIANNLQYFNRNGTYVRSVGRMGRGPGEFQGIGSFHRFGDSLAVVDLQGVFQFFAVTGKYIRTAPPLINKSRTLGFFADGRLIAGSLDYTGLETGKWRQATELLQVWRGSDARTLGRFPSVLAYRGKEGSVKGNVYSPRNRVAVLANHFCAGFAGSTSIKCYDAGGRDRASIRLRGRADVAVTKADEEAYFQDIYDANVGEPKAKLDAQERAARARVTFATSMGYFGDLIASRDNSLWVGPPSNKDGRPFAQNALPDKPTQWDIYDLSGNALAVVELPARFRLMEAGENYVAGVTADHDGLEVVRVLRLTKK, from the coding sequence ATGAAAGCATCCACCTTTGTCGTCATCGCATCGTTGATCCTGCAACCGTTGATGCATGCAGCGCGGTCGCAATCAGCAGTAGCGCCTGGGAACAGAGGGCGCACTGTGCAACGCTGGATCGTCGACACTGCTCCGACGTTGGAAGTTCGAATGAAAGACACGCTGAACTTCTCGCTTATCGTTGGCCTATCGCTCCTTCCTGACGGTGGCATCGTGATTGCAAGCGACATCGCGAACAACCTGCAGTACTTCAACAGGAATGGGACGTACGTGCGCAGCGTTGGGCGGATGGGTCGCGGTCCAGGCGAGTTTCAGGGCATTGGGTCCTTCCATCGATTCGGCGACTCCCTTGCCGTAGTCGATTTGCAGGGTGTGTTCCAGTTTTTTGCGGTAACTGGGAAGTACATACGCACCGCGCCCCCGTTGATAAATAAGTCCCGCACGCTTGGGTTCTTCGCCGATGGACGTCTGATCGCGGGATCGCTGGACTACACGGGCCTGGAGACGGGCAAGTGGCGACAAGCCACGGAACTCCTGCAGGTTTGGCGAGGTAGCGACGCAAGAACCCTTGGCCGTTTCCCCAGCGTCTTGGCATACCGAGGCAAGGAAGGGAGCGTGAAAGGCAACGTCTACTCACCGCGAAACCGCGTTGCCGTACTTGCCAATCACTTCTGCGCGGGGTTCGCGGGGAGTACAAGTATCAAGTGCTACGACGCGGGAGGCCGTGACCGCGCGTCAATTCGTCTACGCGGACGCGCAGACGTAGCCGTGACGAAAGCAGATGAAGAGGCCTATTTTCAGGACATCTACGACGCCAATGTCGGCGAGCCTAAGGCCAAACTTGATGCGCAGGAACGCGCCGCCAGAGCGCGGGTGACTTTTGCCACGTCCATGGGCTATTTCGGAGACCTCATCGCTTCCCGGGACAATTCACTCTGGGTTGGTCCACCGAGCAATAAGGATGGCCGCCCCTTCGCACAGAACGCCTTGCCGGACAAACCAACGCAATGGGACATTTACGACCTCAGCGGAAATGCGCTCGCCGTCGTGGAACTCCCGGCACGTTTCCGCTTGATGGAGGCCGGGGAAAACTATGTCGCGGGCGTGACCGCCGATCACGACGGTCTCGAAGTCGTCCGTGTACTCCGCCTGACAAAGAAGTAG
- a CDS encoding carboxypeptidase-like regulatory domain-containing protein, protein MKLHEKHTAMVRTEAKEVGRKEHGLFGVVALIMLVSTAGTYQHSLYEHVRVVKGIRAVTSPHEVASKDRGTIRGVVWDSVLDKPLAGARVVLVPDYERTRSYSTLSDSSGRFEYSGLPPARYWIGFTHQKLDLLRIHAAQSVVDLTGSLLQTVVLAVPSSAALYQVHCGSAPTQQQAVMLGSVTGVPAAIAVADSLSIKAVWRSVDTAGQGPGLRTTVVPALMGTEGSFALCGLPIAGGFTVEFQRRNGQRDSIAFEAHPDRLFVRQIYLNSRLASSASGQAACGTACVAVLRGKLIDNVGNPVAHGEVRVASAPAVGRSDASGLFAIHLVPLGSTNLHARSIGYLPVSMVVDVLPSDSMVVQVRMGKPTSMLAAVRVRSSRTFAGFEQRRATTSRGVFLDESQIEAIRAFHVADLFDRLPGVEVDRTSMVRATIRTRFGRGTCEPSVYVDGRPLLAKTKDLDAFMDPRRLRGIEVYSFPAEVPSEFLGNPFCGAILFWMKPDS, encoded by the coding sequence GTGAAGCTTCACGAGAAGCATACTGCCATGGTACGCACGGAAGCCAAAGAAGTCGGTCGCAAAGAACACGGCTTGTTTGGTGTGGTCGCACTCATCATGCTCGTGTCGACTGCAGGCACGTACCAGCACTCGCTTTACGAGCATGTACGCGTTGTCAAAGGCATTCGAGCCGTTACTTCGCCCCACGAGGTGGCATCTAAGGATCGCGGGACGATCCGAGGTGTGGTGTGGGACAGCGTACTCGACAAGCCACTGGCCGGAGCGCGTGTTGTTCTCGTGCCCGACTACGAGCGTACAAGGTCATACTCAACGCTCTCAGATTCAAGCGGTCGATTTGAGTATAGCGGCCTTCCGCCAGCGAGGTATTGGATCGGATTCACGCACCAGAAGTTGGACCTATTGCGGATTCACGCAGCGCAATCCGTCGTTGATCTGACAGGCTCATTGCTGCAAACTGTCGTTCTAGCCGTTCCGTCGAGCGCCGCACTTTATCAAGTGCACTGTGGCAGTGCGCCGACTCAGCAACAGGCGGTCATGCTGGGTAGCGTTACCGGCGTGCCGGCCGCAATTGCAGTAGCAGATTCTCTCAGTATCAAAGCCGTGTGGCGTTCCGTAGACACTGCCGGGCAAGGGCCCGGACTACGCACAACCGTGGTTCCCGCTCTGATGGGGACCGAAGGGAGCTTCGCCCTGTGCGGCCTTCCAATTGCCGGCGGCTTCACGGTCGAGTTTCAGCGACGCAACGGTCAGAGGGATTCCATTGCATTCGAAGCCCACCCGGACCGTCTTTTCGTGCGCCAAATTTATCTCAACAGTCGTTTGGCGTCGTCGGCCAGTGGCCAGGCTGCATGCGGTACAGCGTGTGTTGCGGTTCTCCGAGGAAAACTCATCGACAATGTGGGTAACCCAGTTGCACACGGCGAGGTCCGCGTCGCTTCCGCGCCGGCCGTTGGTCGCAGTGACGCCAGCGGGCTATTCGCCATACACCTAGTGCCACTCGGCTCGACGAATCTTCACGCTCGTAGCATCGGCTACCTACCTGTGAGCATGGTGGTCGATGTGCTGCCAAGCGACTCCATGGTCGTTCAAGTGAGGATGGGCAAACCTACATCTATGCTGGCGGCGGTTCGCGTCCGCAGCTCACGAACATTTGCTGGATTCGAGCAGCGACGGGCGACAACGAGTAGGGGGGTGTTTCTCGATGAGTCTCAAATTGAGGCTATACGAGCGTTCCATGTTGCCGATCTGTTCGATCGTCTGCCTGGGGTAGAGGTTGACCGCACTAGTATGGTGCGGGCGACTATTCGAACCAGGTTCGGACGCGGGACTTGCGAGCCGAGTGTATACGTCGATGGTCGACCACTACTCGCGAAAACCAAAGATCTCGATGCATTCATGGACCCACGACGGCTTCGCGGAATTGAAGTGTACTCGTTCCCCGCTGAGGTGCCGAGTGAGTTTCTTGGTAATCCATTCTGTGGCGCTATCCTTTTCTGGATGAAGCCGGATTCATGA
- a CDS encoding galactokinase family protein, with protein sequence MTTPVLLRHSLDDAGLSAAAREGCEALLSEAHAALDDAGVQRDGRRQWFAPGRIEVLGKHVDYAGGRSLLCTVERGLVLVARPRDDRQLVLRDARRGEAVALALDSGNRGSVPWAIYPRTVATRLLRNFGTQLRGSDVALASNLPPAAGVSSSSALTVALTLALSGLSDLPDTELWREALPTRELLAGYIGSVENGHDFGVLTGERGVGTMGGAQDQTAILCSAPDALRVFAWAPVQYEREAPLPSDLRFVIAVSGVVAAKTGAARERYNRAARTAQHLVRAWNAARPVGSSEAQVLRQAFEAAWRAEARDPSRLQPELPSTLVDAARRAATTEFPERHLVSRLEQFFDETWHYVPGAADALAAHDLETLGRLVDRSQAGAERALENQVAETVHLQRYARELGAHAASAFGAGFGGSVWALVPEAECARFVSRWREKYRRAHPTAGGRAQFFVTAASVPAFEVY encoded by the coding sequence GTGACCACGCCCGTGCTGCTCCGCCACTCCCTCGATGACGCGGGACTGAGTGCCGCGGCCCGCGAAGGCTGCGAGGCGCTCTTGAGCGAAGCCCACGCTGCGCTCGATGACGCCGGCGTGCAGCGGGACGGGCGCAGGCAATGGTTTGCGCCGGGACGCATCGAGGTGCTGGGCAAGCATGTCGACTATGCCGGCGGGCGCTCGCTGCTCTGCACGGTGGAGCGTGGTCTCGTGCTGGTTGCGCGGCCTCGTGACGACCGACAGCTCGTGCTGCGAGACGCGCGGCGCGGTGAAGCGGTGGCGCTGGCGCTGGATTCGGGCAATCGCGGTTCCGTGCCCTGGGCCATCTATCCGCGCACCGTCGCGACGCGCCTGCTGCGCAACTTCGGTACTCAGCTCCGTGGCTCCGACGTGGCACTGGCCAGCAACCTGCCGCCTGCAGCCGGTGTGTCGAGTTCCAGCGCACTTACCGTGGCACTCACGCTGGCGCTTTCCGGCTTGTCGGACTTGCCGGACACGGAGCTCTGGCGTGAAGCGCTGCCAACTCGTGAATTGCTGGCGGGCTACATAGGGTCGGTGGAGAACGGACACGACTTTGGTGTGTTGACCGGCGAGCGAGGCGTGGGCACCATGGGTGGCGCGCAGGATCAGACGGCCATCCTCTGCAGCGCGCCCGATGCGCTGCGGGTGTTTGCCTGGGCGCCCGTGCAGTATGAGCGCGAAGCGCCGCTGCCGTCTGATCTGCGTTTCGTGATTGCCGTGAGCGGCGTGGTGGCCGCCAAGACAGGCGCCGCACGGGAACGATACAATCGCGCGGCACGCACCGCGCAGCATCTCGTACGCGCGTGGAACGCGGCGCGTCCGGTGGGTAGCAGCGAAGCACAGGTCCTGCGCCAGGCCTTCGAAGCGGCCTGGCGTGCCGAAGCACGTGACCCGTCCAGGCTGCAGCCCGAATTGCCATCAACCCTGGTGGACGCTGCACGGCGCGCGGCCACAACCGAGTTTCCCGAGCGGCATCTCGTCTCGCGGCTTGAGCAATTCTTTGACGAGACCTGGCACTACGTACCGGGCGCCGCGGATGCCTTGGCGGCGCATGATCTCGAGACCCTTGGCCGTCTCGTCGATCGCTCGCAGGCCGGTGCAGAGCGCGCGTTGGAGAACCAGGTGGCCGAGACCGTTCATTTGCAGCGCTATGCGCGTGAGCTGGGCGCGCACGCGGCCAGTGCGTTTGGCGCCGGCTTCGGGGGCAGCGTTTGGGCGCTCGTGCCTGAGGCTGAGTGCGCGCGTTTTGTGTCGCGCTGGCGTGAGAAGTATCGGCGCGCGCATCCGACGGCGGGCGGACGTGCGCAGTTCTTCGTTACAGCGGCCAGTGTGCCGGCGTTTGAGGTGTATTGA
- a CDS encoding nucleotidyltransferase family protein, with amino-acid sequence MAHIHGAAGAGHQHAVVAVPTRTAVVRTAVILAAGQGSRMRRDEPSAALDASQAAVAASGIKGMMPFGGPLGRPFLEYVISALADAGITNVVLVIGPSHDLIRRHFTTGVRSARVHVRFVVQPEPLGTANAVAIAADSVGSEPFLVLNSDNYYPVQAFRLLAEYGGAATVAFDRAALLRWGNIPADRVQAFAALDVEADGTLRGVVEKPGGQWAADDPRFRWVGMNLWCITPALADACRRVPRSTRGEFELPEAVALAIAEGVRVQAMPFEGGVLDLSHRSDVSAVQQALADITPRL; translated from the coding sequence ATGGCGCACATCCACGGCGCCGCAGGGGCCGGCCACCAGCACGCCGTAGTGGCCGTGCCTACCCGCACGGCGGTCGTCCGAACAGCGGTCATCCTCGCGGCGGGGCAGGGCAGTCGCATGCGCCGCGACGAACCATCCGCCGCGCTCGATGCGTCGCAGGCCGCGGTGGCGGCCTCGGGCATCAAGGGCATGATGCCGTTTGGGGGACCCTTGGGTCGCCCCTTCCTCGAGTATGTCATCAGCGCGTTGGCCGATGCCGGCATCACCAACGTGGTGCTGGTCATCGGCCCGTCGCATGATCTCATTCGCAGACACTTCACCACGGGCGTGCGCAGCGCGCGTGTGCATGTGCGCTTTGTGGTGCAGCCCGAACCGCTGGGCACGGCCAATGCCGTGGCTATCGCAGCTGACAGCGTGGGCAGCGAGCCCTTTCTCGTGCTCAACAGCGACAACTACTACCCGGTGCAGGCTTTTCGTCTGCTGGCAGAATACGGCGGCGCGGCCACGGTGGCCTTTGATCGCGCCGCCCTGCTGCGATGGGGCAACATTCCCGCCGATCGTGTGCAGGCGTTTGCTGCGCTCGATGTGGAGGCAGACGGCACATTGCGCGGCGTGGTGGAGAAGCCCGGTGGCCAGTGGGCCGCCGATGACCCGCGCTTCCGATGGGTGGGCATGAACCTCTGGTGCATCACCCCCGCGCTGGCCGATGCCTGCCGCCGTGTGCCGCGCTCCACCCGCGGCGAGTTCGAGCTGCCAGAGGCAGTGGCATTGGCCATCGCCGAAGGCGTGCGCGTTCAGGCCATGCCTTTCGAGGGCGGCGTGCTGGACCTTTCGCATCGCAGTGACGTGAGTGCCGTGCAGCAGGCGCTGGCTGACATCACGCCGCGGCTCTGA
- a CDS encoding Gfo/Idh/MocA family protein: MSAPREDGITRREWLTGAATAAAALAASPVQVLASTPDWRVDLFAPTPAGNGSMLGVPFEKHAVVRVAIVGTGLRGRSVLRELLAIEGVEITALADIAPEKAQLAVDMITKAGRKAPPVYTNGERDFLRLVQQNDIDFVYTATPWQWHTPVMLAAMKAGKHCGSEVPISLTTDEAWELVETSEKTKRHCLMMENCCYGNSELTVLRMVREGVFGTLLHAEAAYLHDLRKLLFENKDEGLWRRFPHTERDTNFYPTHGLGPVAQYLGIHRGDKFEYVVSMSSPEAGLSEWREQHEPKDSPKWRETYKAGDLNTSLIKTAKGRTILLQHDVVNPRPYSRLNNLQGSKAVFNDYPPRLYIDGAPGGERFTPLSEFKSKYEHPLWTAVGELARKNGGHGGMDFIMAYRLVQCMREGQAPDFDVYDAAAWSVPYALCEQSIRKGSAPIKFPDFTRGAWRTSTAPQGPATSTP, encoded by the coding sequence ATGAGCGCCCCACGCGAAGACGGCATCACGCGCCGCGAGTGGTTGACGGGCGCCGCCACGGCGGCCGCCGCACTGGCTGCGTCACCTGTGCAGGTGCTGGCCAGCACGCCCGACTGGCGCGTGGATCTCTTCGCGCCCACACCCGCCGGCAACGGCAGCATGCTGGGTGTGCCCTTCGAGAAACACGCGGTGGTGCGCGTGGCCATTGTCGGCACGGGTCTGCGTGGCCGCTCGGTGCTGCGTGAGCTGTTGGCCATCGAAGGCGTGGAAATCACGGCCCTGGCCGACATCGCGCCGGAAAAGGCGCAGTTGGCCGTGGACATGATCACCAAGGCCGGCCGCAAGGCACCGCCGGTGTACACCAACGGCGAGCGCGATTTTCTGCGTCTCGTGCAGCAGAACGACATCGACTTCGTGTACACCGCCACGCCGTGGCAGTGGCACACGCCGGTCATGCTCGCCGCCATGAAGGCCGGCAAGCACTGCGGCAGTGAAGTGCCCATTTCGCTCACCACCGACGAGGCCTGGGAGCTGGTGGAAACGTCGGAGAAGACGAAGCGCCACTGCCTCATGATGGAGAACTGTTGCTACGGTAACAGCGAGCTCACCGTGCTGCGCATGGTGCGCGAGGGCGTATTCGGTACACTGCTGCATGCTGAAGCGGCGTATCTGCACGATCTGCGCAAGCTGCTGTTCGAGAACAAGGACGAAGGCCTGTGGCGCCGCTTCCCGCACACGGAGCGCGACACGAACTTCTACCCTACACACGGGCTCGGCCCGGTCGCGCAGTACCTCGGCATTCATCGCGGCGACAAGTTCGAGTATGTCGTGAGCATGTCCTCGCCCGAGGCCGGTCTCAGTGAGTGGCGGGAGCAGCACGAGCCCAAGGACAGTCCTAAGTGGCGCGAGACCTACAAGGCGGGCGACCTGAACACGTCGCTCATCAAGACCGCCAAGGGTCGCACAATCCTGCTGCAGCACGATGTGGTCAATCCGCGGCCCTACTCGCGGCTCAACAATCTCCAGGGATCCAAGGCCGTCTTCAACGACTATCCGCCGCGCCTGTACATCGATGGCGCGCCGGGTGGTGAGCGCTTCACGCCGCTCTCCGAATTCAAGAGCAAGTACGAACATCCGCTGTGGACGGCAGTTGGCGAACTGGCCCGCAAGAACGGCGGCCACGGTGGCATGGACTTCATCATGGCCTATCGCCTCGTGCAGTGCATGCGCGAAGGACAGGCGCCCGACTTCGATGTGTACGATGCCGCCGCGTGGAGCGTGCCCTACGCGCTTTGCGAACAATCCATCCGCAAGGGCAGCGCTCCCATCAAGTTTCCCGACTTCACGCGGGGCGCATGGCGCACATCCACGGCGCCGCAGGGGCCGGCCACCAGCACGCCGTAG
- a CDS encoding sugar nucleotidyltransferase, which produces MKVIIPLAGKGTRLRPHTHVVPKPMLKVAGRPVMSYVMDDVQKLGNVEQVVYITGHLKEKVEAYARAAYDIPSVFIEQEVQDGTAGAVAKARDYIDAPVLIIFVDTIFDADLGIIKDSTDDGIIWTKEVEDYQRFGVVVTDENGHMTRIVEKPKDPISKRANIGLYYIRNWKLLMEGIDHVLKTAPNKGEWYLTDAFQYMIDKGAKIRVVDVEGWYDAGQLETLLDTNRVMLEKGRARRPATLGEGATIVEPVYIEDGCTIEHATLGPNVSLGAGSTVRHATVRDTVAGDKVHISHAALHDSFLGDQVVVEGVKGRLTAGDHSEVRADA; this is translated from the coding sequence ATGAAGGTCATCATCCCCCTCGCCGGCAAGGGCACGCGTCTGCGCCCGCACACCCATGTGGTCCCCAAGCCCATGCTCAAGGTGGCCGGACGGCCGGTGATGAGCTACGTGATGGACGATGTGCAGAAGCTCGGCAATGTCGAGCAGGTCGTGTACATCACCGGGCACCTCAAGGAGAAGGTCGAGGCCTACGCGCGCGCGGCCTACGACATCCCGAGCGTGTTCATCGAGCAGGAAGTGCAGGATGGCACCGCCGGCGCCGTGGCCAAGGCCCGCGATTACATCGATGCGCCGGTGCTCATCATCTTCGTCGACACCATCTTCGACGCGGACCTTGGCATCATCAAGGACTCCACCGACGACGGCATCATCTGGACCAAGGAAGTCGAGGACTACCAGCGCTTCGGTGTGGTGGTCACCGACGAGAACGGCCACATGACGCGTATCGTGGAGAAGCCCAAGGATCCCATCTCCAAGCGCGCCAACATCGGGCTCTACTACATCCGCAACTGGAAGCTACTCATGGAAGGCATCGACCATGTGCTCAAGACCGCGCCCAACAAGGGCGAGTGGTATCTCACCGACGCCTTCCAGTACATGATCGACAAGGGCGCGAAGATCCGCGTGGTGGATGTCGAGGGCTGGTATGACGCAGGGCAGCTCGAGACGCTGCTCGACACCAATCGCGTGATGCTCGAGAAGGGACGCGCGCGCCGCCCCGCCACACTCGGCGAAGGCGCGACCATCGTGGAGCCGGTGTACATCGAAGACGGCTGCACCATCGAGCATGCCACCTTGGGCCCCAATGTTTCACTTGGCGCGGGCAGCACGGTGCGCCACGCCACCGTGCGCGACACGGTGGCCGGTGACAAGGTGCACATCAGTCATGCGGCACTGCACGACTCCTTCCTCGGCGATCAGGTGGTCGTTGAAGGTGTGAAGGGGCGTCTCACCGCCGGCGATCACTCGGAAGTCCGGGCCGACGCATGA
- a CDS encoding cupin domain-containing protein, with translation MSGRVEVRHVDKPWGHETIWAHTDRYVGKILHIKAGQALSVQYHERKDETVYLLRGEMKYWVQLPGDTELRDQALSTGQSFRITPGTIHYMEAITDCDVLEASTPELDDVVRLKDRYGREGTSAP, from the coding sequence ATGAGTGGACGGGTGGAAGTGCGGCACGTGGACAAGCCCTGGGGTCATGAGACCATCTGGGCGCACACCGACCGCTATGTCGGCAAGATTCTGCACATCAAGGCCGGTCAGGCCCTGTCGGTGCAGTACCATGAGCGCAAGGACGAAACCGTCTACCTGCTGCGCGGCGAAATGAAGTATTGGGTGCAGTTGCCCGGTGACACGGAGCTCCGCGATCAGGCGCTCAGCACCGGGCAGTCGTTCCGCATCACGCCGGGCACCATCCACTACATGGAAGCCATCACCGACTGTGATGTGCTCGAGGCGAGCACCCCGGAGCTGGACGACGTGGTGCGCCTCAAAGACCGCTACGGCCGAGAGGGCACCAGCGCGCCCTGA
- a CDS encoding ATP synthase F1 subunit delta, which produces MPAGVQGESVARNYAEALLVLARKAEDAKGWGGMLRQVANALQQDLTLSRFLESPRIAADAKSAVLTKALGDRVPRLFLRFLQQLVRNRRQMLIPVIADEYDTLLDASEGIVHARVTVAREAGEAEVAMIGQRLSSVVGKQVVPHVAVDPSIIGGVVVRIDDTVMDGSVRRKLALLRRRMGTVRV; this is translated from the coding sequence ATGCCGGCCGGCGTCCAGGGCGAATCGGTCGCGCGCAATTACGCGGAAGCGCTGCTCGTCCTCGCTCGCAAGGCCGAGGACGCGAAGGGCTGGGGCGGCATGCTCCGTCAGGTCGCGAACGCGCTGCAGCAGGATCTCACGCTCTCGCGCTTCCTCGAGTCGCCGCGCATCGCCGCCGACGCCAAGTCGGCGGTGCTGACGAAGGCCCTTGGCGACCGCGTCCCGCGCCTGTTCCTGCGCTTCCTGCAGCAGCTGGTGCGCAATCGCCGCCAGATGCTCATCCCGGTCATTGCCGACGAGTACGACACCCTCCTCGATGCGTCCGAGGGGATCGTGCACGCCCGCGTGACAGTGGCCCGGGAAGCCGGCGAGGCCGAGGTGGCCATGATCGGTCAGCGCCTCTCCTCGGTGGTGGGCAAGCAGGTTGTGCCCCACGTGGCGGTTGATCCGTCCATCATCGGCGGCGTCGTGGTGCGCATCGACGACACCGTCATGGATGGCTCGGTACGCCGCAAGCTGGCGCTGCTCCGCCGTCGCATGGGCACGGTGCGCGTCTGA
- the atpF gene encoding F0F1 ATP synthase subunit B — protein MIAHSVRAGALAAALLFSASPALAAEAGGPVNLLDPKAGLMFWTLIIFGALFFVLSRFAFKPLFAAVEAREKALEDAIEGAKRDRAESEALLAQQRAQLEAARNEAQSIIAASRETAEKMRSDLLAQTKQQQEEMIEQARRTISGEKAAAIADLRREAIDLAIAGASRVIEQNLDSDNNRKIVESFLSSLDAKKAAR, from the coding sequence ATGATCGCTCATTCCGTGCGCGCTGGCGCCCTCGCCGCCGCTCTGCTGTTTTCCGCCTCGCCGGCCCTGGCCGCAGAAGCGGGTGGCCCTGTGAATCTGCTCGACCCCAAGGCCGGGCTGATGTTCTGGACGCTCATCATTTTCGGTGCGCTGTTCTTCGTGCTGTCGCGCTTTGCCTTCAAGCCGCTCTTCGCGGCCGTTGAAGCGCGCGAGAAGGCACTGGAAGACGCCATCGAAGGTGCCAAGCGTGATCGCGCCGAGTCCGAGGCTCTGCTCGCGCAGCAGCGTGCGCAGCTGGAGGCGGCCCGCAACGAGGCCCAGTCCATCATCGCCGCCAGCCGTGAGACGGCCGAGAAGATGCGCAGCGATCTGCTCGCGCAGACCAAGCAGCAGCAGGAAGAGATGATCGAGCAGGCCCGTCGCACCATCTCCGGCGAGAAGGCCGCGGCCATCGCCGATCTGCGCCGCGAGGCCATCGACCTCGCCATCGCGGGCGCCTCGCGCGTCATCGAGCAGAACCTCGATTCCGACAACAACCGCAAGATCGTCGAGAGCTTCCTCTCGTCGCTCGACGCCAAGAAGGCGGCGCGCTAA
- the atpE gene encoding ATP synthase F0 subunit C, translated as MGLLQAAAPVVQDPKGLALIGAGIAAAGGVIGAGMGIGRIGGSAVEGMARQPEAAGRIQTAALILAALIEGAALFGVVIGFQIQSKITF; from the coding sequence ATGGGTCTCCTCCAGGCCGCCGCTCCGGTGGTGCAGGATCCGAAGGGCCTCGCGCTGATCGGCGCTGGCATTGCCGCCGCCGGCGGCGTGATCGGTGCCGGCATGGGCATCGGCCGCATCGGTGGTTCGGCGGTGGAAGGCATGGCGCGTCAGCCCGAAGCGGCCGGCCGCATCCAGACGGCCGCGCTCATCCTGGCCGCCCTGATCGAAGGCGCCGCGCTGTTCGGCGTCGTGATCGGCTTCCAGATCCAGAGCAAGATCACGTTCTGA